The Rhipicephalus sanguineus isolate Rsan-2018 chromosome 7, BIME_Rsan_1.4, whole genome shotgun sequence genome includes a window with the following:
- the LOC119400927 gene encoding uncharacterized protein LOC119400927: MASAGVFFLVSAVLCAAVVAEEPEPRGTYPALGTGWQQQPQYPVRYPYPHPCTYRCSLRLCDLYQCHYKCVRGATCPTLGGGLDARKGAGEITVTKPLSEKVDAFDYVPK; this comes from the exons ATGGCATCTGCCGGCGTGTTCTTCCTGGTGTCAGCCGTGCTGTGCGCGGCAGTTGTAGCCGAAGAGCCCGAACCCCGCGGAACCTACCCTGCGCTTGGTACCGGGTGGCAGCAGCAGCCCCAGTACCCGGTCCGATACCCCTATCCGCACCCTTGCACGTACAG GTGTTCGCTGCGACTCTGCGACCTGTATCAGTGCCACTACAAGTGCGTCCGTGGAGCCACCTGCCCGACCCTGGGTGGTGGCCTGGACGCCCGCAAGGGCGCCGGCGAGATCACTGTCACCAAGCCGCTCAGCGAGAAAGTGGACGCCTTCGACTACGTGCCAAAATGA